In a genomic window of Candidatus Bathyarchaeota archaeon:
- a CDS encoding GAP family protein, with the protein MIELLATLISLALVDCLNPATIATQAFLLIGTEKPKARAITHAIGVYVAYFMIGFLIIFGLGESLKQLFAFTLGTTEYVILLVLGFVLILFACLMKTSNGGSRIDRYLQKVRTMSPTKTFFFGFFSTFMDIPTAFPYFAAIAILIGVQLSFLGITALLLIYNFIYVLPLLVLVVIYLAARKECATQLQRINDVINKWSGKIAKGFLLVTGILLIAASVAFFLGFPIL; encoded by the coding sequence ATGATAGAGCTGTTGGCTACATTAATTTCGCTTGCATTGGTCGACTGTTTGAACCCGGCAACCATCGCTACACAGGCTTTTCTGCTCATAGGTACCGAGAAGCCTAAAGCACGTGCGATAACCCATGCCATAGGCGTCTACGTTGCATACTTCATGATTGGTTTTCTCATCATTTTTGGTTTGGGTGAGTCGTTAAAACAGTTATTCGCTTTTACGTTAGGAACCACGGAATACGTAATTTTGCTGGTTTTAGGTTTTGTTCTAATTCTTTTTGCCTGCCTAATGAAGACCTCTAATGGGGGATCAAGAATTGATAGGTACCTACAGAAAGTCAGGACCATGAGCCCAACCAAAACCTTCTTTTTTGGCTTCTTTTCTACTTTTATGGATATACCTACCGCTTTTCCGTATTTCGCTGCAATCGCCATACTAATCGGCGTTCAGTTATCCTTTTTGGGAATAACAGCGCTTTTGCTAATCTACAATTTCATCTATGTGCTACCCCTATTAGTTCTCGTTGTCATCTATCTAGCGGCGCGTAAGGAATGTGCTACTCAGCTCCAGAGAATCAATGATGTAATAAACAAGTGGAGTGGCAAGATAGCAAAGGGCTTTCTCTTGGTGACGGGTATTCTGTTGATTGCAGCCAGCGTAGCCTTTTTCTTGGGTTTTCCGATTCTTTAG
- a CDS encoding AAA family ATPase — MEATKLVIGLSGMPGSGKSLVVETAKELGYDIVTMGDVIREETKKRGLDLNPQNVGKVMLALRAEGGNYVIAEKCVPKIQAQPNRRVLVDGLRSLYEADIFKSHFPRFTLVAVHASPAIRFERLKVRGRSDDPQDWAVFHERDMRELGVGLGNVIALAEQIIVNDDSIERFKALVREDFGRIEQKWLK; from the coding sequence ATGGAAGCTACCAAACTTGTCATAGGCTTAAGCGGCATGCCCGGCTCCGGCAAATCCCTCGTAGTCGAAACCGCCAAAGAACTAGGCTACGACATCGTAACCATGGGCGATGTTATCCGTGAAGAAACAAAAAAACGCGGGCTGGACCTCAACCCCCAAAACGTCGGCAAAGTCATGCTTGCCCTACGCGCGGAAGGCGGCAACTATGTCATCGCCGAAAAATGTGTCCCCAAAATCCAAGCCCAACCCAACCGCCGTGTACTCGTTGATGGACTCCGCAGCCTATACGAAGCTGACATCTTCAAATCACATTTCCCCCGTTTCACACTCGTCGCCGTCCACGCGTCCCCCGCAATAAGATTTGAACGCCTCAAAGTACGCGGGCGAAGCGATGACCCCCAAGATTGGGCGGTTTTTCATGAACGCGACATGCGCGAACTCGGCGTTGGCTTGGGAAACGTTATAGCGTTGGCTGAGCAAATAATAGTTAACGATGACAGCATTGAACGCTTCAAGGCGTTAGTGCGTGAGGATTTTGGCAGGATTGAACAGAAATGGTTGAAGTAA
- a CDS encoding GYD domain-containing protein yields MVCLTHTPENCLARAEYKEEGKKWIANMRKSAETLGVKIESAYVTPNEHTFYLVLESDDFKKVSEFLGPPMLQLHSGKISPVMTFEEAFGLSFMEKK; encoded by the coding sequence ATGGTTTGTTTAACACATACCCCTGAAAATTGCCTTGCCCGAGCGGAGTATAAAGAAGAGGGCAAAAAATGGATTGCTAACATGCGGAAATCAGCCGAAACCTTGGGCGTGAAAATAGAAAGTGCCTACGTAACTCCTAATGAGCACACTTTTTATCTTGTTCTTGAAAGTGATGATTTTAAAAAGGTCTCTGAGTTCCTTGGTCCGCCAATGCTTCAGCTTCATTCTGGAAAAATCTCGCCTGTTATGACCTTTGAAGAAGCTTTTGGGCTTTCTTTTATGGAGAAAAAATAA
- a CDS encoding hydroxymethylglutaryl-CoA reductase, degradative, producing MAKSSVISGFYKLPPKERVALIKDFAELSDEEVQVLQNTGALPLDVADHMVENVIGAIAEPLGVAVNFQINGKDYLIPMATEEPSVIAAASYAAKMVRDGGGFHTSSTAPVMIGQIQVVKIPNAQSAKKAVLDTKAEILKKANDQDPVLNSFGGGAKDLDARVIDTTMGQMLIVHLYVDCRDAMGANAVNTMAEAVSPLIEQLTGGHVYLRIISNLAVRRLAKATCTVPKEAVGGEAVVEGIAYASAFAAADPYRAATHNKGAMNGIIAVVLATGNDHRAIEAGGHAYAALNGAYTTFSKWTKNQNGDLEGTIELPMAVGLIGGAVKTHPTARVAMKILGVKSANEFAEVLAAVGLAQNLAALRALSSEGIQRGHMSLHARNIAVTAGAKGDQIDAVAERMVKERRVRVDRAKEILDELNKKA from the coding sequence ATGGCAAAATCATCTGTTATCTCTGGCTTTTACAAGCTGCCCCCCAAAGAGCGGGTAGCCCTCATCAAAGACTTCGCAGAGCTCAGCGACGAAGAAGTCCAAGTTCTCCAAAACACCGGCGCCCTACCGCTGGATGTGGCTGACCACATGGTAGAAAACGTGATTGGCGCCATCGCCGAGCCCCTTGGCGTAGCAGTTAACTTCCAAATCAACGGAAAAGACTACCTCATCCCCATGGCAACCGAGGAACCCAGCGTAATCGCAGCTGCCTCTTACGCGGCAAAGATGGTTCGCGACGGCGGAGGCTTCCACACGAGTAGCACTGCGCCTGTAATGATTGGGCAAATCCAAGTCGTAAAAATCCCAAACGCCCAATCCGCAAAAAAAGCCGTCCTCGACACCAAAGCTGAAATTCTCAAGAAAGCCAACGACCAAGACCCCGTGCTAAACAGCTTCGGAGGCGGCGCCAAAGACCTCGACGCCCGCGTCATCGACACCACCATGGGACAAATGCTTATCGTGCACCTCTATGTGGACTGCCGAGACGCAATGGGCGCCAACGCCGTCAACACCATGGCCGAAGCAGTTTCGCCACTTATCGAGCAACTTACAGGCGGACACGTTTATCTGCGCATAATCAGCAACCTCGCTGTTCGTCGCCTCGCAAAAGCTACCTGCACCGTACCCAAAGAAGCCGTGGGCGGAGAAGCAGTTGTGGAAGGCATCGCCTACGCCTCAGCATTCGCCGCAGCCGACCCCTACCGCGCCGCCACCCACAACAAAGGCGCCATGAACGGCATCATCGCCGTCGTCTTAGCCACAGGTAACGACCACCGCGCCATCGAAGCAGGTGGACACGCCTACGCAGCCCTCAACGGAGCCTACACCACCTTCTCAAAATGGACCAAAAACCAAAACGGCGACTTAGAAGGCACCATCGAGTTACCCATGGCAGTCGGCCTCATCGGGGGCGCAGTAAAAACCCACCCAACCGCACGGGTCGCCATGAAAATCCTCGGAGTCAAATCCGCTAACGAATTCGCCGAGGTCCTCGCCGCCGTCGGCTTAGCCCAAAACCTCGCCGCCCTGCGCGCGCTGTCAAGCGAAGGTATCCAACGCGGCCACATGAGCCTGCACGCCAGAAATATTGCCGTGACGGCTGGCGCTAAAGGTGACCAAATTGATGCTGTGGCGGAGCGGATGGTGAAGGAACGCCGTGTTCGCGTTGACCGTGCTAAAGAAATCCTCGACGAACTCAACAAAAAAGCCTAA
- a CDS encoding MBL fold metallo-hydrolase, translating into MAERAGVTKTGAVLLGDSVACDAFDADRPLRVVTHAHADHLYGLRRSVKSCEKVLMTPATRDLTETLNPTMKLRSDCVECLEYGKVLEYGEEKISLLKADHILGACQVLVEDKGGIRIAWSGDFRIDNTPVVDCDVLVVEATYGSPSCRRNFDVDVRKLLVSMVEKRLRGGAVYVFGYHGKMQEVMQLLRDADVQVPFVMPERVYEVTKVCERHGMNLGCTALSTAHDGQELLNNNLPCVAFYHMNQRQHVGLRNARICVSGWEFSQPCRQIGEHEYLVALSDHSDFDGLIEYVRRSRAKQVITDNYRSNGDALAKELCKRLGVHAVAMPRGAGQTTL; encoded by the coding sequence GTGGCTGAGAGGGCGGGAGTAACCAAAACGGGCGCAGTGCTTTTGGGCGATAGCGTAGCCTGCGACGCCTTTGACGCCGACCGACCGCTACGGGTAGTCACGCATGCACACGCCGACCACCTCTATGGGCTGCGTCGAAGCGTGAAAAGCTGCGAAAAAGTCCTCATGACCCCTGCCACACGCGACCTCACCGAAACCCTCAACCCAACCATGAAGCTACGCTCCGACTGCGTGGAATGCCTCGAATACGGCAAAGTCCTCGAGTACGGAGAAGAAAAAATAAGCTTACTCAAAGCCGACCACATCTTGGGCGCTTGCCAAGTGCTTGTGGAAGATAAAGGGGGCATTCGAATTGCCTGGAGCGGCGATTTTCGTATTGACAACACCCCCGTCGTAGACTGCGACGTGCTTGTGGTGGAAGCTACTTATGGCAGCCCCAGTTGCCGACGCAACTTCGACGTTGACGTGCGCAAATTGTTGGTGTCGATGGTGGAGAAGCGGCTCAGAGGCGGCGCCGTCTACGTGTTTGGTTACCATGGCAAAATGCAAGAAGTCATGCAGTTGCTTCGAGACGCTGATGTGCAGGTGCCCTTTGTGATGCCTGAACGCGTCTATGAAGTCACTAAAGTCTGCGAACGTCACGGTATGAATCTCGGCTGCACTGCACTATCAACCGCCCACGATGGACAAGAACTCCTAAACAACAACCTCCCCTGCGTAGCCTTCTATCACATGAACCAACGCCAACACGTCGGCTTACGTAACGCGCGGATATGTGTGAGCGGATGGGAATTCAGCCAGCCTTGCCGACAAATCGGCGAACACGAATACCTCGTCGCATTAAGCGACCACTCCGATTTTGACGGGTTAATTGAGTATGTACGTCGCAGCCGTGCAAAGCAGGTCATCACCGACAATTACCGCAGCAACGGCGATGCCCTAGCCAAGGAACTCTGCAAACGCCTTGGCGTGCACGCAGTCGCTATGCCTCGTGGCGCTGGACAAACGACGCTTTAG
- a CDS encoding 60S ribosomal protein L22 — protein sequence MVEMKIDASELKGDENKLLDKLSEFLKEKTGGETATEGKNVTVKGEGPALAKKYVKLNVKKFLHKHELDAFKVISDGENKLKIKECAVEEED from the coding sequence ATGGTTGAAATGAAAATTGACGCTTCCGAACTCAAAGGCGACGAAAACAAACTGCTTGACAAACTCTCCGAGTTCCTCAAAGAAAAAACAGGCGGAGAAACCGCAACTGAAGGCAAAAACGTAACCGTCAAGGGCGAAGGCCCAGCCCTAGCCAAGAAATACGTGAAGTTGAACGTGAAAAAGTTCCTCCACAAACATGAACTTGACGCGTTTAAAGTCATCAGCGACGGCGAAAACAAACTCAAAATTAAAGAATGCGCCGTAGAAGAGGAAGACTAA
- a CDS encoding isopropylmalate synthase, whose translation MDIQDFYFKLKPLKINTIIDDSTLRDGIQMPGLAVGPEDAAQIAELLCDIGVERIELFHYQEPDKQAAKLILNKKLDMRVAGWCRAVKEDIDSAVALGFEEVGISHPVSDIHFKAKWPEKTTQQILNNLVDVTEYAAKTCGLRTFVHGEDSTRANWELEREFINSVAEAGAECYRVCDTVGIGLSDPEAPLPNGIPVKLVAIKKETKIPAIEIHAHDDFGNAVENTMAAIKAAVGLWDKVYASTTFLGIGERAGNAETEKVLLNLYLHHGIMKFQGKTQKLKEAAEFIGEASGFVVPPNKAIVGDYGFAHESGIHTHGVLNDPWTYEPYPPELVGNSRRLTIGKQSGKGIIKHRICELTQKELDDQTVALVVEKVKEIYANGRRASLTDAEFKELLCGLKIIVENDD comes from the coding sequence ATGGACATACAAGACTTCTACTTTAAACTAAAGCCCCTAAAAATAAACACAATAATAGACGACAGCACCCTGCGAGACGGCATCCAAATGCCCGGCTTAGCAGTGGGACCCGAAGACGCCGCCCAAATCGCCGAATTACTCTGCGACATAGGCGTCGAACGCATCGAGCTGTTCCACTACCAAGAACCAGACAAACAAGCCGCCAAACTCATCCTCAACAAAAAACTCGACATGAGAGTCGCAGGCTGGTGCCGCGCCGTCAAAGAAGACATAGACAGCGCCGTCGCACTCGGCTTCGAAGAAGTCGGTATTTCACATCCAGTATCCGATATCCATTTCAAGGCTAAATGGCCCGAAAAAACCACTCAACAAATCCTCAACAACCTCGTAGACGTAACTGAGTACGCAGCCAAAACTTGTGGTCTGCGCACATTCGTCCACGGCGAGGACAGCACACGCGCCAACTGGGAGCTCGAACGAGAATTCATAAACTCAGTTGCTGAAGCAGGCGCAGAATGTTACCGCGTTTGTGACACCGTCGGCATCGGGTTAAGCGACCCCGAGGCTCCTCTTCCAAACGGCATCCCCGTGAAGCTTGTGGCTATCAAAAAAGAAACCAAAATCCCGGCCATCGAAATCCACGCCCATGACGACTTTGGCAACGCAGTAGAAAACACTATGGCAGCCATCAAAGCCGCTGTGGGTCTTTGGGATAAAGTGTACGCCAGTACCACCTTCCTTGGTATTGGGGAACGGGCAGGGAACGCGGAAACCGAGAAGGTTCTGCTTAACCTCTATTTGCACCATGGCATCATGAAGTTCCAAGGTAAAACCCAGAAGCTAAAGGAAGCCGCCGAATTCATCGGGGAAGCTTCAGGATTTGTGGTTCCGCCCAACAAAGCCATCGTCGGCGACTACGGATTCGCCCACGAAAGCGGCATCCACACACACGGTGTCCTCAACGACCCCTGGACGTATGAGCCCTATCCACCTGAATTAGTCGGCAACAGCCGCCGCTTAACCATCGGCAAACAGTCCGGCAAAGGCATCATAAAGCACCGCATATGCGAATTAACCCAAAAAGAACTCGATGACCAAACCGTTGCTTTAGTAGTTGAGAAAGTCAAAGAAATCTACGCCAACGGTCGCCGCGCTTCACTGACTGATGCAGAATTCAAAGAGTTGCTCTGTGGACTTAAAATCATCGTTGAAAACGACGATTAA
- a CDS encoding GYD domain-containing protein has translation MLFINLGRFRKTPDKNELGDTAKIMAQWKAKGITMLSWYWTLGRYDTVVVFEAASEKEAMKLSIDISEWVTTETLVAVPRKEAIALL, from the coding sequence TTGTTATTTATTAATCTTGGAAGATTCCGCAAAACACCTGACAAGAACGAATTAGGTGACACCGCTAAAATAATGGCACAGTGGAAGGCAAAGGGCATTACTATGCTGAGTTGGTACTGGACTTTGGGGCGCTACGATACGGTAGTTGTATTTGAGGCTGCAAGCGAGAAAGAAGCGATGAAACTGTCGATTGATATTTCGGAATGGGTTACCACAGAAACTCTCGTAGCGGTACCCAGAAAAGAGGCCATCGCGCTGCTTTAA
- a CDS encoding ABC transporter permease: protein MLKGFTTILIKELKELMRDPKILIGMIVLPLIMFPVLGMVLGYAVESAQQEAMRANILVVDNDGGNWSHTFIDYLNISLNVEVVKDTPPQQVVDSGLLSQYNSTTFVVIPDGFSRNLTRHAAGNPLIEGTVDVYSIFNGGGGLFSGIGGSSVIAYVEGFNRAVAPDVVGVVESSVIKGQIEEGVSASTLSGLMMSQAIALPITIMIMLTYAMQIAATSVAMEKEEKTLETLLTVPVDRFAILMGKVASTIIVAGVASVTVLVGYNYMLGSLSLGLAGDVGGGLDLVALGLVPSTLGYVLLGVSLFFTLLSALALAVVMSAFSENVRGAQALVGYIYPLIFIPSMALIYLDINTLPSALQAVFFAIPYSQPIIASKAAVTGDYAIILFGIIYVAVFTVVIMYVASRLFATEKILTAKLKLGKSKPQQQNE from the coding sequence ATGCTTAAGGGCTTCACAACCATCCTCATTAAAGAACTCAAAGAGCTCATGAGAGACCCCAAAATCCTCATCGGCATGATAGTTCTTCCCCTCATCATGTTCCCTGTGTTAGGGATGGTTTTGGGTTATGCGGTTGAGTCTGCACAGCAGGAAGCGATGCGCGCCAACATATTAGTGGTTGATAATGATGGGGGCAACTGGAGCCACACGTTTATCGATTATCTCAACATCAGCCTAAACGTCGAAGTCGTCAAAGATACTCCGCCCCAACAAGTAGTGGACAGCGGTCTGCTCAGCCAATACAACAGCACTACTTTTGTGGTAATTCCCGACGGGTTCTCGCGGAACTTGACGCGGCACGCCGCTGGTAATCCCCTCATTGAGGGAACAGTGGATGTTTATAGTATATTCAACGGCGGCGGGGGACTCTTTAGCGGAATCGGCGGTTCCAGCGTAATCGCTTATGTGGAGGGATTCAACCGTGCTGTAGCTCCAGACGTTGTGGGTGTTGTAGAATCAAGTGTCATTAAGGGGCAAATCGAAGAGGGCGTATCCGCAAGCACCCTCTCGGGGCTGATGATGTCTCAGGCAATAGCTCTACCCATAACCATCATGATAATGTTGACATATGCAATGCAGATAGCCGCCACCAGCGTCGCTATGGAAAAAGAGGAAAAAACCCTCGAAACCCTCCTAACCGTACCCGTGGACCGCTTTGCGATTCTTATGGGGAAAGTTGCCAGCACAATCATTGTCGCAGGCGTGGCATCCGTGACAGTGCTCGTCGGCTACAACTACATGTTAGGCTCGCTGTCTCTGGGTCTCGCAGGCGATGTGGGAGGCGGTTTGGATTTGGTTGCGCTCGGACTGGTTCCTTCCACTTTAGGCTACGTCCTCTTAGGCGTGAGCCTCTTCTTCACGTTACTTTCTGCTTTGGCATTAGCCGTTGTGATGTCAGCGTTTAGCGAAAACGTCCGCGGCGCCCAAGCACTCGTCGGCTACATCTACCCCCTCATCTTCATCCCTTCGATGGCACTCATCTACCTCGACATAAACACCCTTCCATCAGCGCTACAAGCCGTCTTCTTCGCCATCCCCTACAGTCAACCAATCATCGCCTCCAAAGCAGCAGTCACCGGCGACTACGCAATCATACTCTTCGGCATCATCTATGTTGCAGTCTTCACCGTGGTTATCATGTATGTGGCTTCACGACTGTTTGCGACTGAAAAGATACTAACGGCGAAACTCAAACTGGGCAAAAGCAAACCCCAACAACAAAACGAGTAG
- a CDS encoding ABC transporter ATP-binding protein produces MLTKQFGQIHALNGVSFSIQPGEIYGLIGPNGAGKTTTLRIICTLIKPTTGSIRIFGVDAAKQPEKTRQIISYLPEESGVYPNLTGLEYLQFMAKLQTPAGTNIKSIIDEAAQICGLGDRLKDKAKTYSKGMKRRLLVARALMTQPKLAVLDEPASGLDIMHAYHIREIVKKYVKEHGVTVLLSSHNMLEVEYLCDRVSLINKGNLVVEGEPKALKERYGCQNLEEVFMKVVGYA; encoded by the coding sequence ATGTTAACTAAACAGTTTGGGCAAATCCACGCCCTAAATGGCGTTAGTTTTAGCATCCAGCCCGGAGAAATTTATGGACTAATTGGACCCAACGGCGCTGGAAAAACCACTACTCTTCGCATCATCTGCACCTTGATCAAACCTACCACAGGATCCATTCGCATTTTTGGCGTTGATGCGGCCAAGCAGCCTGAGAAAACGCGTCAAATAATCAGTTATCTTCCCGAAGAATCAGGTGTCTACCCTAACCTCACGGGCTTAGAGTATTTGCAGTTTATGGCTAAACTCCAAACCCCCGCAGGCACCAACATTAAGAGCATAATTGATGAAGCTGCCCAAATTTGTGGGTTAGGCGACCGATTAAAAGACAAAGCCAAAACCTACAGCAAAGGCATGAAGCGGCGTTTGCTGGTGGCGCGGGCGTTGATGACCCAGCCAAAGTTGGCGGTGCTTGATGAACCCGCCAGCGGCTTAGACATTATGCATGCTTATCATATCCGTGAAATTGTGAAAAAATATGTGAAAGAACATGGCGTAACCGTGCTGCTATCCAGCCACAACATGCTCGAAGTAGAATACCTCTGTGACAGGGTCTCTTTGATTAACAAAGGGAACTTGGTCGTGGAGGGCGAGCCCAAGGCTCTCAAAGAGCGGTATGGTTGCCAGAATCTTGAAGAAGTCTTCATGAAGGTGGTTGGTTATGCTTAA
- the endA gene encoding tRNA-intron lyase, whose protein sequence is MTENKKPSPPEFKTNGAITQQGVQISEQSSIDALSQRGYGTSEGKTFTLTFFEALYLQDKGMLEAKTPQGATADFAALLQLYEAQNKNAWVNYLVYRDLRGRGYVVREGFGVGADFRIYDRGTYGKDTAPYLVLVTQEGQPLPTRELADAVGKCQSQQKELIVAVMNRRGEVVYYSVGELHFPPST, encoded by the coding sequence GTGACCGAAAACAAAAAACCGTCCCCCCCAGAATTCAAAACCAACGGCGCCATAACTCAACAAGGCGTCCAAATCTCTGAGCAGAGCAGTATCGACGCCCTCTCACAGCGCGGATATGGCACCTCCGAAGGTAAAACGTTTACGTTAACCTTTTTTGAAGCGCTCTACCTCCAAGACAAAGGCATGCTCGAAGCCAAAACCCCACAGGGCGCAACCGCCGACTTCGCTGCGCTGCTGCAACTTTATGAGGCTCAGAACAAAAACGCATGGGTTAACTACCTTGTTTATCGGGATCTGCGCGGTCGCGGTTATGTGGTTCGGGAAGGGTTTGGGGTAGGCGCTGATTTTCGCATCTATGACCGAGGCACCTATGGCAAAGACACCGCGCCCTACCTTGTGTTAGTGACTCAGGAAGGACAGCCGCTGCCGACAAGGGAGTTGGCGGATGCTGTGGGGAAGTGTCAGAGTCAACAAAAAGAGTTGATTGTGGCGGTTATGAACCGCCGAGGCGAAGTAGTCTACTACTCGGTGGGGGAACTCCATTTTCCCCCGTCGACTTAG
- a CDS encoding 50S ribosomal protein L15e, translated as MAYKYIAEEWAQPEKSFVDELMRQRLVQWRKQPSTVRVENPTRLDKARKLGYKAKQGFVVARTKVRRGGLRKIRPKAGRRPKRMGVAKFKPAKSLRLIAEERTAKKFPNLEVLNSYWVGEDGRHKWFEVILVDTHAPTIVSDKDINWITQPQHASRVFRSLTSAGKNVRGLHHGKGKGSEKARPSHRRGARKHNGEKLQRK; from the coding sequence ATGGCCTATAAATACATCGCCGAAGAATGGGCGCAACCTGAAAAGAGCTTTGTTGATGAGCTCATGCGCCAACGCCTCGTACAATGGCGTAAACAACCCTCAACCGTACGTGTTGAAAACCCCACCCGTCTAGATAAAGCCCGTAAACTTGGCTACAAAGCTAAACAGGGCTTTGTTGTTGCACGAACCAAAGTTCGCAGGGGTGGCTTACGAAAAATCCGTCCAAAAGCCGGTCGCCGCCCAAAACGTATGGGTGTCGCAAAATTCAAACCCGCGAAGTCTCTGCGTTTAATCGCTGAGGAACGAACCGCCAAGAAATTTCCCAACCTAGAAGTCCTTAACAGTTACTGGGTCGGAGAAGACGGCAGACACAAGTGGTTCGAAGTTATCCTTGTCGACACTCATGCACCGACAATCGTATCTGACAAAGACATTAACTGGATTACCCAGCCTCAACATGCAAGCCGCGTCTTCCGCAGTTTAACCAGTGCGGGTAAAAACGTTCGTGGTCTGCATCATGGCAAAGGGAAGGGCTCAGAGAAAGCGCGTCCCAGCCACCGTCGAGGCGCAAGAAAACACAACGGAGAAAAACTCCAACGGAAGTAG
- a CDS encoding Lrp/AsnC ligand binding domain-containing protein produces MPTAYVFINTETGCEFDVTRELRRIEGIEEASPVFGAYDIVVRVTAESTDDLRRIISWQIRKLHNVKTTLTTIIEERTSNLRDKTMLSPTAIT; encoded by the coding sequence GTGCCTACAGCGTATGTCTTCATAAACACAGAAACCGGCTGTGAATTTGATGTTACTCGGGAACTTAGAAGAATTGAAGGTATAGAAGAGGCTTCACCTGTTTTTGGCGCTTACGACATAGTCGTAAGAGTGACAGCAGAATCAACTGATGACCTCAGAAGGATAATTAGTTGGCAAATTAGAAAATTACACAATGTTAAGACCACACTGACAACCATCATTGAGGAAAGAACAAGTAACCTAAGAGACAAAACAATGCTTTCCCCAACAGCCATCACCTGA
- a CDS encoding methyltransferase domain-containing protein → MAAKSYTWNASDYAKNSANQYQWAKELFPKLHLTGSEALLDLGCGDGKITAELANALPDGKVVGVDSSKEMIALANKNFASGYPNLRFMVMDARALSFEGEFDRVFSNAVLHWIVNQKPVLDGVHRSLRRGGRLLFQMAGKGNAQAIIGILEELKQIEPWSRFFADTAFPYGFFSAEEYTAFLQTSGLEPVRVELLAKDMMHPNAEALKGWIRTTWLPFTDKLPEELKPQFVEAIAKRYLELHPADAEGKIHVSMMRLEVEATKP, encoded by the coding sequence ATGGCAGCAAAATCTTACACTTGGAATGCATCCGACTATGCCAAAAACTCCGCCAACCAATATCAGTGGGCAAAAGAACTCTTTCCCAAACTCCACCTAACAGGAAGTGAAGCGCTTCTTGATCTGGGCTGTGGAGACGGCAAAATCACTGCAGAACTTGCCAACGCCCTCCCCGATGGCAAAGTCGTAGGCGTGGACAGCAGCAAAGAGATGATTGCGCTTGCCAACAAAAACTTCGCCTCAGGCTATCCTAATCTGCGTTTTATGGTTATGGATGCGCGGGCTTTGAGCTTTGAGGGCGAGTTTGACCGTGTGTTCTCAAACGCGGTGCTACACTGGATTGTGAACCAAAAACCTGTGTTGGATGGTGTGCATCGGAGCCTCAGACGCGGCGGGCGGTTATTGTTTCAGATGGCAGGCAAAGGCAACGCCCAAGCCATAATCGGCATCCTAGAAGAACTCAAACAAATCGAACCCTGGAGCCGCTTCTTTGCTGACACGGCGTTTCCATATGGCTTCTTCTCCGCAGAAGAATACACCGCGTTTCTGCAAACTTCAGGGCTAGAACCTGTGCGCGTGGAGCTTTTAGCTAAAGATATGATGCACCCAAACGCAGAAGCCCTAAAAGGCTGGATACGCACCACCTGGCTCCCCTTCACCGACAAGCTGCCCGAAGAATTAAAACCACAATTCGTCGAGGCCATAGCGAAGCGTTACTTAGAGTTGCACCCCGCTGATGCTGAGGGCAAAATACATGTGAGCATGATGCGGCTCGAGGTAGAAGCCACCAAACCCTAA
- a CDS encoding ribosomal protein L13e, which translates to MHHIKPIIVKQNGKLKRGRGFSPNEIKEAGISKQQAQQMGLPLDLRRKTSHETNVASIKEHLPQQKS; encoded by the coding sequence ATGCACCACATTAAACCCATAATAGTTAAACAGAACGGCAAACTCAAACGGGGCAGAGGTTTTAGCCCTAACGAAATCAAAGAAGCAGGCATTAGCAAGCAGCAAGCCCAACAAATGGGCTTACCCCTTGACCTGCGCCGCAAAACCTCTCACGAGACAAACGTCGCCTCCATCAAAGAGCATCTGCCTCAACAAAAAAGCTAA